GGGGCTAGTGGGATGAGGGTTGTTGAGTGTACatagggagaatctcaattgcatagtcctcgcatcctctctctttctccttgcctccttctcaaaacccattggatgagagtGCCAGAGGTCCATCCCTTCTGACCTTCTCCAATGTGTTTTGAGTaggagtcgaggagagaggacacaAGGAGTATGCAATTGCAATTCTACCATCGTATAGACTGGATAAATATTAGAGTTCTCTGCTGCTGTTCTCTCCCAGCTCTCTCCAGGCTCAGAAGAGGACACAGACGGGCCTGTGGTTGAGAAGCTGGGCCGGATTCAGTTCAGTGTGGGTTACAGCTTCCAGGACTCCACCCTGACAGTCAAGATCCTCACGGGCCAGGAGCTCCCCGCCAAGGACTTCTCTGGCACCTCAGACCCCTTCGTCAAACTCTACCTGCTGCCTGACAAGAAGCACAAGCTGGAGACCAAGGTCAAGAGGAAGAACCTCAACCCTCGCTGGAACGAGACCTTCCTGTTTGAAGGTCAGACTGTGAAATCACCCTGCACACAGAGGCTGCATACCTAATGgcgccctattccatatatagtgcactacttttgtccaaagccctatgggtcctgttcaaaagtagtgcactacatatggaatagggtgccatttgggacacacagatACTCTagcggggtggcaggtagcctagtggttagagtgttgggccactaaccaaaaggttgctggattgaatccctgagctgacaaggtaaaaacctgttgttctgccccggaacaaggcagttaacccactgttccctggtagaccgtcattgtaaattaaaaaactgacgtgccaagttaaataaaggttaaataaacatttttttaaaagctACTGCACATTATAAAAAACACGTCTATACACATAACTAGACTTTATGGCTATTGGTTATCCTGTATAAAGTCTGAAAGAGTACTCCTTAAATCTCTGTCCAGCACATATCAGCCTCTTATCTGTCTGTTtatgtatctgtctgttcccctcaGGGTTCCCCTATGAGAAGGTGATCCAGAGGACCCTCTATATGCAGGTGCTGGATTACGATCGTTTCAGCAGGAACGACCCCATCGGGGAGGTGTCCATTCCCCTTAACAAGGTGGACCTGGGCAACCAGCAAACCTACTGGAAGGAGCTGAAGCCCTGCAGCGACGGAAGCGtgagtaatgtacacacacagactaggaCAGTtgcagagggacaggggaggaggggagatgaggggaggggtggagagagggaaaaaggagaaggagggatgactGGGAGACAGAAGGgggtagaggggatggagggagtgagagggttGGTGAGTGGTGATGTCATTGTGTTTCTCAGGGGAGTCGAGGAGACCTGCTGGTGTCACTATGCTACAACCCTCAAGCCAACACCATCACTGTGACCATCATCAAAGCCCGCAACCTCAAAGCCATGGACATTGGAGGCACCTCCGGTACAGTACATACAATACTCTGTCATCACCTGTTTCCTGTGCTACAGTCTGTCTACCTTAACATGTGTCAATGTGGTTTCAGTATCTCTCCATTCatcggcatcccaaatggcaccctattccctaaatagtgcactactttctatgagccctggtcaaaataagtgtaCTGCATtcggattagggtgccatttgggatgcaacctctgTGTTTAAATGATGTAACCTCTGTGTTTAAGTGATGTGTCTCCCCCGTCAGATCCCTATGTGAAGCTGTGGCTGATGCACAAGGACAAGCGTGTGGAGAAGAAGAAGACGGTGACAATGAAGTGCTGTCTGAACCCCGTGTTCAACGAGTCCTTCCCCTTCGACGTCCCCGCCCACGTGCTCCGAgagaccaccatcatcatcaccgtcATGGACAAGGACAAGCTCAGTCGCAACGACGTCATCGGCAAGGTACCGCCTCCTCGTAACGCCCAGACCACCAGCCACGTACATCACCAGTCCACACTGACCCCTGCTGGCAcatactgagacacacacacacacatgcacaaatacgtacacacacacacacactcactcacacacaatgatcatgctctcacacacactaacacaaagaCACATTAACAGTCACTGTCTCAAGATTGCTCTTACATACTGACACATTGAGATTGATATCCATTGATTGTGTGGTTTGTTTGTGGCACACAGAGGCACTATCCCATTGATTTTCTGACACACTGTAACCCTCATACAGGCTTCCTTACTATGGATCCAGTGTCTGACAGTGACCCCTCAGTAAACCAAACACGCCTCATCACAGGCGCTGGCCCTTTCACCCATAGTCTAATCACCAGCAGTAAAACACAGCTGTGGCTTGCTTGGgagcctccatctctctgtctaaacATAAGTCTCATTCTCACACAAATCGTTCCCCCTGTTTCCCCTGCTCTGAAAATTGCTGAGAGTAAAACAGCTGTTTCATCTTAATGACTCTCCTCAGCTCCCGATATGAATTAAGTTCAGATTAGGGTGATTGGCAAGCTTTATGGTAACAGCAGGGACACTCCAGACTTCAGAGAGTTTAGTTTACCTCTCTCTGTTTGAGTATGAGTAATATAGATCTCTGTGACGTCAGATATCCTGCTTATCCATCTCacccccctcgctctctttcactccatctctctctcctcctcccttcctccccttctcttcctctctttcttcccaccctccctcttgctctctctctcagatctatCTCTCGTGGAAGAGTGGTCCGGCGGAGGTGAAGCACTGGAAGGACATGATGGGTAAACCTCGTAATGCCGTGCAGCAGTGGCATGCCCTCAAGGCCTGATACTGTAGGTCCAGTCACATCCACCCAGACCATCCCagccccctgccctgccctcccacCCTATCGTTATGCACAAGGCTGACTCGCTGCAGAACATGGGTACAAATAGCCATCCAACGCATCCACCCTACgcatccaccctctcctcctgcctGTCCTCTCTCAGATCCCTAATGAacttctccttcctctactccaCTCTGTTAAGCCGGGTCCTTTCTGAGTCTTGTTGCTTTTAAGTTTTCTCTCAACCGTTGTTTTTTCTCCTTGGTCCACCTTTACTCTGTTTTACTCTGGAGCAGCACACTCTGCCAGCCCTAGGGTGAGCCCCAGGAATgatcgatagagagagagaggcaaaccAATGGAATAGAAGAGGGATGGACTGTCTGGATGATAATGGAATTAGACGTGACACTGTCACTCCACCCCGTTCATCATCTctgatctctttctctcccaccacTGTAGTGATTCTTCCCTGGCTGGACCCCCTTGTTGTCTGTGCGTGCTGTGGGTGATGTGCTGTAACTCCAAATGAAGTTCTAGATGAAAAAAGGAGAAAATGACTGATCATTTACACTGGTCCATGGGGGAAATGTAAAAAGACGTTCCTATTTTccggagagaaaaaaaaaagaataatgacAGAAAAAGAGTAAAGTCATCAatgttgtgttttgtttttaaaaaGCCTAAAGAGACCAATCAAAATGTTCTTCCAGAGACAGTAAATAGAAGCAAAAAGACAGCTATTATTCTGTCgaattctctctctgtgtgtgtgtgtgtgtgtgtgtgtgtgtgtgtgtgtgtgtgtgtgtgtgtgtgtgtgtgcgtgtgcgtgcgtggtgtgtgcgtgtgcgtcagTGAAAGTTAGAGCGTGATTGCGAGTGCAAGTGTGTGAAAGTATTGGGCTTGCACTGCTATCAAATGAATAACAACAATATTACTGATAATAATGATGACAATAATAATCATCAGTATTCTACTGGATATGTTTGAAGACTTGGAGAGGTCACAGCAGCTaagcagtgacagagagagaggggtacagtcTGTGGGGTAGTGCCTGCTACCTGGTGTGGAACGGTAAGCAGAGGAGGAACTTGACATGAACCACCAGTCTTCATCTGAGCTGCTTTCTCTCAATTGCATCATCCACTGCAGATAACAATAAATAAACAAAcccctctgctctgtcctgctcctgaTGTTAGATAGTTAGGGTGTTAGTAGGTCTTCAGGACCACGGCTGTTCCACTACTGGCCAAACcccctctgctctgtcctgctcctgaTGTTAGATAGTTAGGGTGTTAGTAGGTCTTCAGGACCACGGCTGTTCCACTACTGGCCAAAcccctctgctctgtcctgctcctgaTGTTAGATAGTTAGGGTGTTAGTGGGTCTTCAGGACCATGGCTGTTCCATTACTGGCCAGAcccctctgctctgtcctgctcctgaTGTTAGATAGTTAGGGTGTTAGTGGGTCTTCAGGACCATGGCTGTTCCATTACTGGCCAGAcccctctgctctgtcctgctcctgaTGTTAGATAGTTAGGGTGTTAGTGGGTCTTCAGGACCATGGCTGTTCCATTACAGGTcagaccccctctgctctgtcctgctcctgaTGTTAGATAGTTAGGGTGTTAGTGGGTCTTCAGGACCACGGCTGTTCCATTACTGGCCAGAcccctctgctctgtcctgctccaGATGTTAGATAGTTAGGGTGTTCGTGGGTCTTCAGGACCAGGGCTGTTTCATTACAGACCAAACcccctctgctctgtcctgctcctgaTGTTAGATAGTTAGGGTGTTCGTGGGTCTTCAGGACCAGGGCTATTCCATTACAGACCAAACCCCCTCTGCTCTGTCCTATTCCTGATGTTAGGGTGTTCGTGGGTCTTCAGGACCAGGCTGTTACATTACTGgccagaccccctctgctctgttctgctcctgaTGTTAGATAGTTAGGGTGGTAGTGGGGCTTCAGGACCAGACTGTTCCATTACTGGCCAGACCCCCTCTGTACTGCTCCTGATGTCATCCTGGTGTGACCTGTTCCAAGCttaagtctctctctcatcacacaaTGGGCTGAAGGATAGCTACAAGAGTAATAATATCAACTAAACCTATTTTCTGTTTACATTTGACTGTTTATTTGTGTctactgaatgtgtgtgtgtgtgtgtttgcaatgtgtgtatgagtgtgtcaaCATCTGACTgttagtttgtgtgtttgtatttacggtgtatgtatgtgtgctcgGTGTTGCCATTTTTATTTTCTTAATATCGAATCTGTTTTTTTGGCTGTTTTTATTCTGTATAAAGTCATTTAGAAGTTCAGTTAATTATTTATGTTGTCGCTGATCGCTAAGAAGAAGACGCTAATGATTACTGGGATGTTGGAACGTGACAAAGGGCATGTGTCTACTTTCTATTTGTTGGGGTTTTATGGGTTGGTTGGGGAGGGGGCCATAGACATTCGAGAGTcttgagtgaggagagaaggaaagacaaGGGAGCGGGGAGCTCATTACATCTGACAATACCACATACAGCATATTCTATTCTAGCCCTCTTCTGTTGGGCAGAGGGACTGTTCACTCAGGCCTGTGTGCATCAGGGGCCTTGTGTTCTGGTTTATCATTTAATAGGTGGCTTACAGAACCACAACacgctgtccctccgctctaggactggcccaacacactgtccctccgctctaggtctggcccaacacgctctaggtctggcccaacacgctgtccctccgctctaggtctggcccagcatgctgtccctccgctctaggtctggcccaactGGCCCACGCTGTCCCTCCGCTGGCCCAAGGactggcccaacacgctgtccctctgctctaggtctggcccagcacgctgtccctccgctctaggaCTGGCCCAACATACTGTCCCTCCACTGGCCCAACACactgtccctccgctctaggactggcccaacacgctgtccctccgctctaggtctggcccaacacgctgtccctccgctctaggtcctggcccaacacgctgtccctccgctctccgctctaggtctggcccaacactgacccaactgtccctccgctctaggtctggcccaacacactgtccctccgctctaggtctggcccaacacactgtccctccgctctaggtctggcccaacacactgtccctccgctctaggtctggcccaacacgctgtccctcccctctaggtctggcccaacacactgtccctccactctaggtctggcccaacacgctgtccctccgctctaggaGTGGCCCTAACACGCTGTCCCTCCCAACACTCCctaggtctggcccaacacactgtccctccactctaggtctggcccaacacgctgtccctccgctctaggtctggcccaacacgctgtccctccgctctaggtctggcccaacacactgtccctccgctctaggtctggcccaacacactgtccctccgctctaggaCTGGCCCAACACACTGTCCCTCTGCTCTAGATCTGGCCCAGCacgctgtccctccgctctaggtctggcccaacacactgtccctcccctctaggtctggcccaacacactgtccctccactcctctacgtctggcccaacacactgtccctccgctctaggtctggcccaacacaTCCCTCCGCTCTAGGTCTGACCCAACACGCTGTCTCTCCCTccgctctaggtctggcccaacacgctgtctctcccctctaggtctggcacaacacactgtacctccgctctaggtctggcccaacatgtccctccgctctaggtctggcccaacacactctccctccgctctaggtctggcccaacacCTCCACTCTAGGACTGGCCCAACACGCTCCCTCCGCTCTAGGACTGGCCCAACACACTGTCCCTCTCTAGGTCTGGCCCAGCacgctgtccctccgctctaggtctggcccaacacactCCCCTCTgctctaggtctggcccaacacactccctccctccgctctaggtctggcccaacacactgtccctccgctctaggtctggcccaacacactgtccctccgctctaggtctggcccaacacactgtccctccgctctaggtctggcccaacacactgtccctccgctctaggtctggcccaacacgctgtccctccgctctaggtctggcccaacacgctgtccctccgctctaggtctggcccaacacgctgtccctccgctctaggtctggcccaacacgctgtccctccgctgtccctccgctctaggtctggcccaacacgctgtccctccgctctgtccctccgctctaggtctggcccaacacgctgTCAACACGCTGTCCCCCTCCACTCTACCCTCCGTCTGGCCCAACACACTGTCCCTCTgctctaggtctggcccaacacgctgtccctccgctctaggtcTGTACCAAAacgctgtccctccgctctaggtctggcccaacacgctgtccctccgctctaggtctggcccaaAACGCTGTCCCTCCACtctctaggtctggcccaacacactGTCCCTCCACTCTCGTCTGGCCCAACACactgtccctccgctctaggtctggcccaacacgtccctccgctctaggtctggcccaacacgctgtctctcccctctaggtctggcacaacacactgtccctccgctctaggtctggcccaacat
This window of the Oncorhynchus tshawytscha isolate Ot180627B linkage group LG12, Otsh_v2.0, whole genome shotgun sequence genome carries:
- the syt7b gene encoding synaptotagmin-7 isoform X3, giving the protein MHLNREEGNSKGSLSISVFLVSLGLTVCAVWLVALCGVCSWCQRKLGKRNKPGVEAASTPDSVQIRGRGENKAIKEGKMVVLSLAIGLAEQDDFANLPDLQEAPACQENSTPPDKSSRSLCKPGTQTPDEAGRLGNSSITDLANSVTTSDIHMLSPGSEEDTDGPVVEKLGRIQFSVGYSFQDSTLTVKILTGQELPAKDFSGTSDPFVKLYLLPDKKHKLETKVKRKNLNPRWNETFLFEGFPYEKVIQRTLYMQVLDYDRFSRNDPIGEVSIPLNKVDLGNQQTYWKELKPCSDGSGSRGDLLVSLCYNPQANTITVTIIKARNLKAMDIGGTSDPYVKLWLMHKDKRVEKKKTVTMKCCLNPVFNESFPFDVPAHVLRETTIIITVMDKDKLSRNDVIGKIYLSWKSGPAEVKHWKDMMGKPRNAVQQWHALKA